One Ignavibacteria bacterium genomic window carries:
- a CDS encoding Ppx/GppA phosphatase family protein, whose product MLKNDVLAAMDLGTNSFHLVVAKILGKERFKILTRDKEVVRLGSSSKDMKYLTPDAIDRAIDAVRRFKKVSDSFNARIRAVATSATREAVNKEEFISRVRKETGIEIEVISGYEEARLIYLGTLQALPIFNKRIVMIDIGGGSTEILIGEKGNIIHGNSVKVGAVRLTMNFFPDGKVKEKAVEEARIYIKGAINPVIRAIKNEKFDLAVGSSGTISNIGLMIYAFDKPNIEDEFNLNNFTYSKDSLDKIIKKILKAETIEDRKKIPGLDEKRADIIVAGALILEQIFNELELPSITVSNFALREGIILDTINKELGNEHLGHLSNVRRNSILHLAELCNYEKEHAEQVTHIALRIFDFLKLKFELDDRAKEYLEAGTLLHDIGYHIGHTQHHKHSYYLIRNSEMLGFTDNEIEIIANIARYHRKSHPKSKHEGYHKLSPKDKELVRRLSGILRVADGLDRGHKSVVKNVDMSVNNDILEMKLETTTPENPELELWGANRRKELFEESFEYKLEIGVKK is encoded by the coding sequence ATGTTGAAAAATGATGTACTTGCTGCGATGGATTTAGGGACAAACTCCTTTCATCTTGTCGTTGCAAAAATATTGGGAAAAGAACGGTTTAAAATCTTAACGAGAGATAAGGAAGTCGTACGCTTGGGGAGCAGTTCAAAAGACATGAAGTATCTTACTCCGGATGCAATTGACAGAGCAATTGATGCCGTCAGAAGATTTAAGAAAGTGAGTGATTCTTTTAATGCTCGCATAAGAGCGGTTGCAACGAGTGCAACGCGTGAAGCTGTCAATAAAGAAGAATTTATTTCCCGTGTAAGAAAGGAAACAGGAATAGAAATTGAGGTTATTTCAGGTTATGAAGAAGCGCGCTTGATTTATCTCGGAACTCTTCAGGCGCTGCCGATATTTAACAAAAGAATTGTAATGATTGATATCGGAGGCGGAAGCACTGAAATTCTAATCGGTGAAAAAGGAAATATTATTCATGGCAATAGCGTCAAAGTAGGTGCCGTTAGACTGACAATGAATTTCTTTCCAGATGGGAAAGTAAAAGAGAAAGCCGTTGAAGAGGCAAGAATATATATTAAAGGAGCTATAAATCCCGTTATTCGCGCAATTAAAAATGAAAAATTTGACCTGGCAGTTGGTTCTTCAGGCACGATTTCAAATATTGGTCTGATGATTTATGCATTCGACAAGCCAAATATTGAAGATGAATTTAATCTTAATAATTTCACTTACAGCAAAGATTCGCTTGATAAAATCATCAAAAAAATTCTGAAAGCAGAGACAATTGAAGACAGGAAAAAAATTCCGGGGCTTGATGAAAAACGCGCAGATATTATCGTTGCAGGCGCATTGATACTTGAACAAATATTCAACGAGCTTGAGCTTCCTTCCATAACAGTATCGAACTTTGCTTTACGTGAGGGAATAATTCTTGATACTATAAACAAAGAACTTGGAAATGAACACCTCGGGCATTTAAGCAATGTCCGCCGTAACAGCATTTTGCATCTTGCCGAACTTTGTAATTATGAAAAAGAACATGCCGAACAAGTAACACATATTGCCTTAAGAATTTTTGATTTTTTGAAATTGAAATTTGAACTTGACGACCGGGCAAAGGAATATCTCGAAGCAGGTACGCTATTGCATGATATCGGATATCATATCGGACATACACAGCATCACAAACACTCATATTATTTAATAAGAAATTCCGAGATGCTTGGGTTTACGGATAATGAAATTGAAATCATAGCAAACATAGCGCGCTACCACCGCAAGTCTCACCCTAAGTCCAAGCACGAGGGATATCATAAGCTCAGCCCAAAAGATAAAGAGCTTGTAAGAAGACTTTCAGGAATTTTGCGCGTAGCTGACGGGCTCGACCGTGGTCATAAATCGGTTGTGAAGAATGTTGATATGTCGGTTAATAACGATATACTGGAAATGAAACTTGAAACGACGACTCCTGAAAACCCAGAGCTCGAACTTTGGGGCGCAAACCGAAGAAAAGAACTATTTGAAGAAAGCTTTGAGTATAAGCTGGAAATTGGAGTGAAGAAATAA
- a CDS encoding enoyl-CoA hydratase/isomerase family protein has translation MSKKYQSYLPKSHRFKFIKYKKDGYKATITINREDKLNCLNLETIQELKNAFKQSAWDDDVAVVILTGAGKRAFSTGADVKEQGDYFINNPDDYYKWMYEFIELHQVMKDLGKPTIARLNGMVVGGGNELNMSCDLAIAADHITIKQVGPRMGSVPAAGATQFLPLIVGDRRAREIIMLCEDIPAKKALEWGLVNEVVPYAQLDKAVDVLAEKLYNKLPVCLRYAKQQLNFWRDLSWHLTIGHARDWLSIHNLSNEVKEGITAFNKKEKLNYKKIREKKSK, from the coding sequence TTGAGCAAAAAATACCAATCATACTTACCAAAATCACACAGGTTTAAATTCATAAAATATAAAAAAGACGGCTATAAGGCGACCATTACGATTAACCGCGAAGATAAGCTGAACTGCCTTAACCTTGAAACTATTCAGGAGTTAAAAAATGCTTTTAAGCAGTCTGCGTGGGATGATGATGTAGCGGTTGTAATTTTAACCGGTGCCGGCAAGCGAGCATTTTCCACGGGCGCAGATGTAAAAGAACAGGGTGATTATTTCATAAACAATCCCGATGATTATTATAAATGGATGTATGAGTTCATTGAGCTTCATCAAGTAATGAAAGATTTAGGCAAACCGACAATTGCCCGTCTAAATGGAATGGTTGTCGGAGGCGGCAACGAGCTTAACATGAGCTGTGACCTTGCAATTGCAGCCGACCATATCACGATTAAGCAGGTCGGTCCCAGAATGGGAAGTGTTCCGGCTGCAGGGGCAACACAATTCCTTCCGCTTATTGTTGGCGACAGAAGAGCACGTGAAATAATTATGTTGTGTGAAGACATTCCCGCAAAGAAAGCTCTTGAGTGGGGACTTGTAAATGAGGTTGTGCCTTATGCACAGCTTGATAAAGCTGTCGATGTTTTAGCAGAAAAATTATATAACAAATTACCTGTGTGTTTAAGATATGCCAAGCAGCAGTTAAACTTCTGGAGAGATTTATCGTGGCATCTGACAATAGGTCATGCCCGCGACTGGCTTTCAATTCATAATCTTTCAAATGAGGTGAAAGAAGGAATAACAGCTTTCAACAAAAAAGAAAAATTAAATTACAAAAAAATCCGGGAGAAAAAGTCTAAGTAA
- a CDS encoding TIGR00341 family protein gives MTLSRYLKYIFNIKRGSDEETTITEITGSVDLKGVNIWLLFCSAILTCIGLDTNSAAVIIGGMLISPLMFPILGIGLSIGINDSNVFSRSIKSLSFAVIITLISSFIYFKFTPLGDATSELLARTSPTLLDVLVAFFGGVAGIISISRIKKTSAIPGVAIATALMPPLCSTGYGLSLGSFNIYGGAFYLFFINAVFISISTYLIVKLLRFPLKSYMNKAYEKKVKVYMAIVLIIALFPSIYFLYTVYQKSQINHIINDNIIVSMITPEREIIKWNIRETDSVNSINIFYAGRRINDVDKKKYNEILINSGLDNFKINLVPINVSKDEIKQVSEDITREMLKTIELNAKSSEPVIENNLLREIYNEIKLVFPEIEEFSIGEQYKVQDDTVNVNNKDSLKTDTLKTLFVKFNSSVNIANKNTIKERITAFIKNKLNSDSLIVIEN, from the coding sequence ATGACTTTATCGAGATACTTAAAATATATTTTTAACATTAAAAGAGGTTCCGATGAAGAAACGACAATTACGGAAATTACCGGTAGTGTTGACTTAAAAGGCGTCAATATCTGGCTTCTGTTTTGCTCCGCAATCCTCACCTGCATTGGTCTCGACACAAACTCTGCGGCGGTTATTATTGGGGGTATGTTAATATCTCCTTTAATGTTTCCGATTCTGGGGATAGGTCTATCGATCGGAATTAATGATTCAAATGTTTTCTCACGTTCCATAAAAAGTCTTTCCTTTGCGGTCATAATTACTTTAATTTCAAGTTTTATTTATTTTAAATTCACACCATTGGGTGATGCTACGTCTGAACTTCTTGCCCGGACAAGCCCTACCTTACTTGATGTTCTCGTGGCATTTTTTGGCGGTGTTGCAGGCATAATTTCAATCTCAAGAATTAAAAAGACTAGCGCTATACCTGGTGTGGCAATCGCAACGGCATTGATGCCTCCCCTTTGTTCAACAGGATATGGACTGTCTCTTGGTTCATTTAATATTTATGGCGGAGCATTTTATCTTTTCTTTATAAATGCAGTTTTCATAAGTATTTCCACATATTTAATTGTTAAGCTATTAAGATTTCCGTTAAAATCCTACATGAATAAAGCATATGAAAAAAAAGTGAAGGTATATATGGCTATTGTGTTGATTATAGCATTATTCCCAAGTATTTATTTTTTATATACGGTGTATCAAAAATCTCAGATAAATCATATTATCAATGACAATATAATAGTTTCGATGATTACTCCTGAAAGGGAAATAATTAAATGGAATATCCGTGAAACTGATTCGGTAAATTCCATAAATATTTTTTATGCTGGAAGAAGAATTAACGATGTTGATAAAAAAAAATATAATGAAATATTAATTAATTCAGGACTGGATAATTTTAAGATAAACCTTGTTCCTATTAACGTTTCAAAAGATGAAATTAAACAGGTAAGCGAAGACATAACACGCGAAATGTTAAAGACCATTGAGCTTAATGCAAAATCCTCCGAACCCGTTATCGAAAATAACCTGCTTAGAGAAATTTATAATGAAATAAAACTGGTGTTTCCCGAGATAGAAGAATTCAGCATAGGCGAACAATATAAAGTTCAAGACGATACAGTAAACGTAAATAATAAAGATTCCTTAAAGACCGATACGCTTAAAACATTGTTTGTAAAATTCAATTCAAGTGTGAATATTGCAAATAAGAATACCATAAAGGAAAGAATCACAGCGTTTATCAAGAATAAACTGAATTCAGATTCTCTTATTGTCATTGAAAATTAA
- the nhaA gene encoding Na+/H+ antiporter NhaA, which produces MVKKQTPVDYFNEFLESEKSSGVLLIICTAISLLLANSPLSSAYLSIFNFTFGIESLHLREPVLLWINDLLMSIFFLLVGLEIKREFVCGELSSFKKGVLPIGVALGGMIFPALIFVMFNAGTDTISGWGIPMATDIAFALGIISIAGKAVPYSLKVFLVALAVVDDLGAIIVIAIFYTSNLALVNLLYAGICIVALFAMNKLKVKNIFLYFIPGIFLWYFIFLSGIHATIAGVLLALMIPIFKNTDVSPLHRLEHALHKPVNFLIMPLFALANTSIVLDSSFITSLLSNYSFGIMFGLFFGKPIGVLISTWLLIKTKIAQFPDGAKWSQIIGVGFLAGIGFTMSIFITTLAFTDFSIIERAKFSILIASLLSGIIGFIILKKNGRNIPSD; this is translated from the coding sequence ATGGTTAAAAAACAGACTCCAGTAGATTACTTTAATGAATTTTTAGAATCGGAAAAAAGCTCCGGAGTTCTTCTAATTATCTGCACTGCAATTTCATTATTACTTGCAAATTCACCTTTATCTTCAGCTTATTTAAGCATATTTAATTTTACATTCGGCATTGAATCATTACATTTGCGCGAGCCCGTTTTGTTGTGGATAAATGATTTACTGATGTCAATATTTTTTCTGCTTGTCGGGCTTGAAATAAAACGCGAGTTTGTCTGCGGTGAACTTTCTTCCTTCAAAAAAGGAGTTCTGCCAATCGGTGTTGCGCTTGGGGGAATGATTTTCCCTGCTTTGATATTCGTGATGTTTAATGCCGGCACTGATACAATTTCAGGATGGGGAATTCCAATGGCAACCGATATTGCTTTTGCGCTTGGAATAATTTCAATTGCCGGAAAAGCTGTGCCATATTCGCTTAAGGTTTTTCTTGTTGCTCTAGCAGTTGTTGATGACTTAGGTGCAATCATTGTGATTGCAATTTTTTATACATCTAATCTTGCATTGGTAAACTTACTTTATGCGGGAATATGTATCGTGGCTTTATTTGCAATGAACAAGCTTAAGGTTAAGAATATTTTCTTGTATTTCATTCCGGGAATATTTTTATGGTATTTTATTTTCTTATCAGGTATTCATGCAACAATTGCAGGTGTTTTGCTTGCGCTTATGATTCCGATTTTTAAAAATACAGATGTGTCACCTTTGCACCGTCTTGAACACGCATTGCACAAGCCGGTGAATTTTTTAATCATGCCGTTATTTGCTCTTGCAAATACCAGCATTGTTCTTGACAGCAGTTTTATAACAAGTTTATTATCCAATTATTCATTTGGAATTATGTTCGGATTGTTTTTCGGAAAGCCGATAGGTGTTTTAATTTCAACATGGCTGTTAATCAAAACAAAAATTGCGCAGTTTCCTGACGGTGCAAAATGGTCACAGATTATAGGAGTTGGTTTTCTCGCAGGTATAGGATTCACGATGTCAATTTTTATTACTACCCTTGCTTTCACTGATTTTAGTATTATTGAAAGAGCTAAATTTTCAATATTAATTGCTTCCTTATTGTCCGGTATAATAGGTTTTATTATTTTAAAAAAGAACGGTAGAAATATACCGTCCGATTAG
- the glmM gene encoding phosphoglucosamine mutase has product MSDIIVSVSGVRGIVGDSLTPQNIAKYVSAFAEYCRLNSKSKSIIVGRDGRLHGEIIADMVINILKIAGFNVTFIGVVPTPTVQIATEDLKAAGGISITASHNPQIWNGLKFLNSNGTFLDELQVKEFIDIAESGKFQYADIDNIGSEVNDFSWLKKHVAKVLKLKILDKAKIRKRKFKVVVDTVNSAGSKIVPDLLEKLGCKVIELFCDGSGVFPHTPEPLPENLTQLSKAVKKHKADFGVAIDPDSDRMVLITDEGEPFIEENTITSVVNFVLRKTKNKDKTAVVNLSTTRAVDDVAKPFDGKVFRSAVGEINVVKEMMKNNSVIGGEGSGGVIYPELHYGRDAIVGLALFLNELADFSEKQGKKKGKLSDYKNQLPQYFISKAKIENVSDPDTVLNIVAGDYAENGCIVNTLDGVKLDFEDYWIHLRKSNTEPIIRIITEAKDKESAETVQSAFVSYIKSLING; this is encoded by the coding sequence ATGTCTGACATAATAGTTTCAGTTTCAGGAGTGCGTGGAATAGTCGGTGATTCATTGACTCCGCAGAACATTGCTAAATATGTTTCTGCGTTTGCAGAATATTGCAGGTTAAATTCTAAAAGTAAAAGCATAATTGTCGGAAGAGACGGACGCCTGCATGGCGAGATTATTGCCGATATGGTAATAAACATTCTTAAAATTGCAGGATTTAATGTGACGTTCATTGGTGTTGTTCCGACCCCGACTGTTCAGATTGCAACCGAAGACCTTAAAGCTGCAGGCGGAATTTCGATTACCGCTTCTCATAATCCTCAGATATGGAATGGTCTGAAATTTTTAAATTCAAACGGAACGTTTCTTGATGAACTTCAGGTGAAAGAGTTTATCGACATTGCCGAAAGCGGAAAGTTTCAATATGCCGATATTGATAACATCGGCTCTGAGGTAAATGATTTTTCATGGTTAAAAAAACATGTTGCCAAAGTTTTAAAACTGAAAATTCTGGACAAAGCAAAAATCCGCAAAAGAAAATTTAAAGTTGTTGTAGATACGGTTAATTCTGCCGGTTCTAAAATCGTTCCCGATTTACTTGAAAAGCTCGGATGTAAAGTTATAGAATTATTTTGTGACGGAAGCGGAGTCTTCCCTCACACTCCCGAACCGCTTCCTGAAAATCTTACGCAGCTAAGCAAAGCTGTTAAGAAACACAAGGCGGATTTCGGAGTTGCCATTGACCCGGACAGCGACAGAATGGTACTGATCACAGATGAAGGAGAGCCGTTCATCGAAGAAAACACGATTACATCTGTTGTTAACTTTGTCTTAAGAAAAACTAAAAATAAAGATAAGACCGCTGTAGTTAATTTATCAACAACAAGAGCTGTTGATGATGTTGCTAAGCCGTTTGACGGAAAAGTTTTCAGAAGCGCAGTCGGGGAAATAAACGTTGTCAAGGAAATGATGAAGAATAACTCTGTCATTGGTGGTGAAGGAAGCGGCGGAGTAATTTATCCTGAACTTCATTATGGAAGAGATGCAATTGTCGGCTTGGCATTGTTTTTGAATGAGCTTGCAGATTTTTCTGAAAAACAGGGAAAGAAGAAAGGAAAGCTGAGCGATTACAAAAATCAGCTTCCGCAATATTTTATTTCAAAAGCTAAAATAGAAAACGTTTCTGACCCGGATACAGTACTTAATATTGTTGCGGGTGATTATGCTGAAAACGGATGCATCGTAAATACTCTTGATGGTGTAAAGCTTGATTTCGAGGATTACTGGATTCATCTTCGCAAATCCAACACTGAGCCCATCATAAGAATTATTACTGAAGCTAAAGACAAAGAATCTGCAGAAACAGTCCAGAGTGCATTTGTAAGTTATATTAAAAGTTTAATTAATGGTTAA
- a CDS encoding sugar phosphate nucleotidyltransferase, which translates to MKKLATVILAAGKGKRMKNPDKSKVMFELGGKPMIEYVINLALKINSDLIIPIVGHQKNAVITFLNTKFDAHSSKLKYAHQDEQLGTGHAVMQTNLHMEDFDGDVLILSGDVPLLSFETVDKFLKFHQANNFDASLLSAIFDDPSGYGRIIRDNEGNFIDIIEHKDSNDEQLKIKEINSGIYIVDNKKLFEALKTLKTDNSQGEYYLTDIFKYFRDMDYNIGAIPVDKNHEITGINTIEQLQDLENLYLTGAK; encoded by the coding sequence ATGAAAAAATTAGCTACCGTTATACTTGCTGCCGGTAAAGGTAAACGTATGAAGAACCCCGATAAGTCAAAAGTTATGTTTGAGCTTGGCGGGAAACCGATGATTGAATACGTTATCAACCTTGCACTAAAAATAAATTCTGATTTAATTATTCCCATCGTTGGTCACCAAAAAAATGCAGTCATAACTTTTTTAAATACAAAGTTTGATGCTCATTCAAGTAAATTAAAATATGCTCATCAGGATGAACAGCTGGGAACAGGACATGCTGTAATGCAGACAAATCTGCACATGGAGGACTTTGATGGTGATGTTTTGATTCTATCGGGCGACGTTCCTTTGCTTTCATTTGAGACTGTTGATAAATTTCTGAAATTCCATCAGGCAAATAATTTTGATGCGTCGCTTTTATCAGCAATATTCGATGACCCTTCAGGTTACGGTAGAATTATACGCGACAATGAGGGAAATTTCATTGACATCATTGAACATAAGGATTCGAATGATGAGCAGTTAAAAATAAAAGAAATCAACTCCGGAATTTATATTGTCGATAACAAAAAATTATTTGAAGCATTAAAAACTTTGAAGACGGATAATTCGCAGGGTGAATATTATCTCACGGACATTTTCAAATATTTCCGTGATATGGATTATAATATAGGCGCAATTCCCGTAGATAAAAATCACGAGATTACCGGAATAAATACTATAGAACAATTGCAGGATTTGGAAAATTTATATTTGACGGGAGCTAAATAA